The sequence CTGACAACCGCTTTAACGATGGTAAATGTGATCCGTCTGGAAGATTTTGGGCCGGAACAATAAGTACGAAAGGAGAGATGGAAGTGGCCGCTTTGTATCGCTTCGATCCGGATACCACAATTCATAAAATGGTGGATAAAGTGAGTATATCAAACGGCATTGTGTGGACAAAGGATAAAACAAAAATGTATTACATCGATACGCCAACACAAAAAGTTATGGCTTACGACTACGACGATGCTACCGGCGAAATTTCAAATCCGGAGGTTGCTGTAAACGTACCTCGTGAAATGGGATCGCCCGATGGAATGACCATCGACGAAAATGATAATTTGTGGGTTGCGCTCTGGGGAGGTTCGGCAGTTGGTTGCTGGGATCCTTTAAGCGGTGAGTTGATTGACAAAATTGAGGTGCCGGCAAAAAATATTACATCATGTGCTTTTGGCGACGAGGATTTGGGAACGCTTTATATTACATCAGCCAGGGAAGCAACAAGCGACGAAGATTTAGCGAAATATCCACATGCCGGTGGTATTTTTGAATATCGTCCCGGAGTGAAAGGTGTTCAGACTTTCTATTTCAACGATGTAAACTAAGGTATTTATGAACCTCTTGGTACTTGCACTTGCCCCGGTTGTAATCATTGCCGCCTATATTTATTTTCGCGATAAGTACGAAAAAGAACCGCTACGCTTGTTGCTTTTCGCACTTTTGGCAGGCGGTTTAACGGTTATCCCGATATTGTTCCTCGAGAGTTTTTTAGACCGCTTCTCGATGCGTTTCCCCTGGTTGCTGTCAGCAGCCTGGAGAGCTTTTGTTGTGGCAGCATTCTCCGAGGAGTTGTTTAAATACCTGGCATTATATATTCTGATCTGGAAAAGCAGGGAGTTCAACGAAAAATTCGACGGTATTGTTTATGCTGTTTATGTTTCGCTGGGATTTGCTGCCGTTGAAAATGTACTTTACGTTATGGACGGAGGCCTCAGTACGGGTGTAATGCGTGCTATAACAGCGGTGCCGGCTCATGCTATTTTCGGAATTACAATGGGTTTTTATTTTGGACTGGCAAAATTTTACGAAAAAGAACAAAAAAGCCTGAAGCAGAAGGCACTGCTCTTTCCTATAATTTTACACGGTATTTACGATTTTATCCTCTTTACCGAAATTGGGTGGCTCACCATCTTTTTCGTTGGCTTTGTGGTATATCTCTATATCTCGGGGTTAAAACGAATGCGCGAGCTTTCTCAACAATCCATTTATAATACCGATTACAATTTGTTAAACGAGAAACTAAGTAAAACCGAATAGAAATGGGCATTCCTGTTTATTCCGACATCGAAAAAGCACATAAAGTAGTACAGAAATACGCACACCGTACACCTGTTTTTTCATCCATAAGTATAAATGAAATAGTAGGAGCCAGCTTGTATTTTAAATGCGAGAATTTGCAAAAGGTTGGAGCCTTTAAATT comes from uncultured Draconibacterium sp. and encodes:
- a CDS encoding SMP-30/gluconolactonase/LRE family protein; this translates as MKKSLLFFAVTCLLLSCSTPKTKQAELVLDTQSTLGEGALWNYRTGELMWVDIKKEILNSYNPETGYNKEMFTGQMIGTVVPTESGNALVALQQGIYYFDVQTGSKKQLAAPEADLPDNRFNDGKCDPSGRFWAGTISTKGEMEVAALYRFDPDTTIHKMVDKVSISNGIVWTKDKTKMYYIDTPTQKVMAYDYDDATGEISNPEVAVNVPREMGSPDGMTIDENDNLWVALWGGSAVGCWDPLSGELIDKIEVPAKNITSCAFGDEDLGTLYITSAREATSDEDLAKYPHAGGIFEYRPGVKGVQTFYFNDVN
- a CDS encoding PrsW family glutamic-type intramembrane protease; amino-acid sequence: MNLLVLALAPVVIIAAYIYFRDKYEKEPLRLLLFALLAGGLTVIPILFLESFLDRFSMRFPWLLSAAWRAFVVAAFSEELFKYLALYILIWKSREFNEKFDGIVYAVYVSLGFAAVENVLYVMDGGLSTGVMRAITAVPAHAIFGITMGFYFGLAKFYEKEQKSLKQKALLFPIILHGIYDFILFTEIGWLTIFFVGFVVYLYISGLKRMRELSQQSIYNTDYNLLNEKLSKTE